From the genome of Streptomyces sp. NBC_01260, one region includes:
- a CDS encoding MBL fold metallo-hydrolase: MPVEVTWWGHATCTIEDSGVRVLTDPLFVRRLAHLRRRRGELPGPSAAVADVVLISHLHSDHLHLPSLARIAPGGRLIVPLGAVRAVPGLRLLRRVRGLRITEVAAGDEVRVGEVRIRAVPALHDGRRLPVGPHRSPALGYVVEGASRTYFAGDTGLFDDMARAVGPVDVALLPVGGWGPYLGHSHLDAARAAEALARLSPRSAVPVHYGTYWPIGMDGIRPHEFHSPGDEFVRQAALRAPQVAVHRLEHGEHVRPEADG; encoded by the coding sequence GTGCCGGTGGAAGTCACCTGGTGGGGTCATGCCACCTGCACGATCGAGGACTCCGGGGTCCGGGTCCTGACCGACCCCCTGTTCGTACGGCGCCTCGCGCATCTGCGCCGCCGCCGCGGCGAGCTGCCCGGTCCGTCGGCCGCCGTCGCCGATGTCGTCCTCATCTCGCATCTGCACTCCGACCATCTGCATCTGCCGTCGCTGGCCCGCATCGCCCCGGGCGGCCGGCTGATCGTGCCGCTGGGTGCGGTCCGGGCGGTCCCGGGACTGCGGCTGCTGCGCCGGGTGCGCGGGCTGCGGATCACCGAGGTCGCGGCCGGTGACGAGGTGCGGGTCGGTGAGGTGCGGATCCGGGCGGTTCCGGCACTGCACGACGGCCGGCGCCTGCCGGTGGGCCCGCACCGCTCCCCCGCGCTGGGTTACGTCGTCGAGGGCGCGTCGCGCACCTACTTCGCCGGGGACACCGGTCTGTTCGACGACATGGCGCGGGCCGTCGGCCCGGTGGACGTGGCGCTGCTGCCGGTCGGCGGCTGGGGGCCGTATCTGGGCCACAGCCATCTCGACGCGGCGCGCGCCGCCGAGGCACTGGCCCGGCTGTCGCCGCGTTCGGCCGTGCCGGTGCACTACGGCACGTACTGGCCGATCGGGATGGACGGGATCCGGCCGCACGAGTTCCATTCGCCGGGTGACGAGTTCGTCCGCCAGGCGGCGTTGCGGGCGCCGCAGGTGGCGGTGCACCGGCTGGAGCACGGCGAACATGTGCGGCCGGAGGCCGACGGGTGA
- a CDS encoding DedA family protein → MIHEVVSRLPTESTQQAVGYPSLFLLVALGALVPVVPTGALVSSAAVVAFHQSSPFALLVVFAVASAAAFLGDICLYWLGQRGVRSKNGSKWLRVISERAAPERLAQAQRKLDEHGAMVLVLSRLVPAGRIPVMLACLLGRMPMRRFARGDVPACLAWAATYQLIGILGGSLFPEPWQGVVAAVGLTLLISGAPAVWRRLRVRFAR, encoded by the coding sequence GTGATCCACGAGGTCGTAAGCCGGCTGCCCACGGAGTCGACGCAGCAGGCGGTCGGCTATCCGTCGTTGTTCCTGCTGGTGGCGCTGGGCGCCCTGGTGCCGGTGGTGCCGACGGGTGCGCTGGTCAGCTCTGCGGCGGTGGTGGCGTTCCACCAGTCGTCGCCTTTCGCACTGCTGGTGGTCTTCGCGGTGGCGTCGGCCGCCGCGTTCCTCGGGGACATCTGCCTGTACTGGCTGGGTCAGCGCGGGGTGCGATCGAAGAACGGTTCCAAGTGGCTGCGGGTGATCAGCGAGCGGGCCGCTCCGGAGCGGCTCGCGCAGGCGCAGCGGAAGCTCGACGAGCACGGCGCGATGGTGCTGGTGCTGTCCCGGCTGGTGCCGGCCGGGCGGATACCGGTGATGCTGGCGTGCCTGCTGGGCCGGATGCCGATGCGGCGGTTCGCCCGCGGGGATGTACCGGCCTGTCTGGCCTGGGCCGCCACGTATCAGCTGATCGGCATTCTGGGCGGCTCGCTGTTCCCCGAGCCGTGGCAGGGCGTGGTGGCGGCGGTCGGTCTGACCCTCCTGATCAGCGGGGCGCCCGCGGTGTGGCGCCGGCTGCGGGTGCGGTTCGCCCGCTGA
- a CDS encoding aminotransferase class I/II-fold pyridoxal phosphate-dependent enzyme — translation MGRERTGRQGRGQAGRGAPGVREDRGPVRYGPPAPGPGLPVLPELAEVLAAAAGSGLPEPAGGSADLREAARAYWDRRGLRGGPEHIAAAPGTSAMLLALIAAHGGDVLMPRPCPAAWIPQARLLGRPAYHVPTPAECGGVPDPYALLETVRRVRAEGGRPRLLLISVVDDPTATVAPPELVREACEAAVAEGLHIVSDETWRDTLHRPYDTVLLSPAEMCPDDVTVISDLSGALTPSAWPVAVARFPDTGRAAVRHARTLDILTALGAFVARPVAAAAAHALREPDAVTERVRRAASMQAQVAAAAHRAVLASGALARPPQAGRHLYADLGPLRSRLAARGVTDSLELEEYLTERLGAPVPGGHRFGDELGALRVRLGTGPLLGSTPEQQTESLTAPEPLELPHVAAALSVFRAALDELR, via the coding sequence ATGGGCCGGGAGCGGACCGGGCGTCAGGGGCGCGGGCAGGCCGGGCGCGGCGCACCAGGAGTCCGGGAGGACCGCGGGCCCGTACGGTACGGACCGCCCGCGCCCGGCCCCGGCCTGCCGGTGCTGCCCGAACTGGCCGAGGTGCTGGCGGCGGCGGCCGGCAGCGGCCTGCCCGAGCCGGCCGGCGGTTCGGCGGACCTGCGCGAGGCGGCCCGCGCCTACTGGGACCGGCGCGGGCTGCGCGGCGGCCCCGAACACATCGCCGCCGCGCCGGGCACCTCCGCGATGCTGCTCGCCCTGATCGCCGCGCACGGCGGCGATGTGCTGATGCCGCGCCCCTGCCCCGCCGCCTGGATCCCGCAGGCCCGGCTGCTGGGCAGGCCCGCCTACCACGTGCCGACCCCCGCCGAGTGCGGCGGCGTGCCCGACCCGTACGCGCTGCTGGAGACCGTGCGCCGGGTGCGGGCCGAGGGCGGCCGGCCCCGGCTGCTGCTGATCTCCGTCGTCGACGACCCCACGGCCACCGTCGCCCCGCCGGAACTCGTGCGCGAGGCCTGCGAGGCCGCCGTCGCCGAGGGGCTGCACATCGTCAGCGACGAGACCTGGCGCGACACCCTGCACCGGCCGTACGACACGGTGCTGCTGAGCCCGGCCGAGATGTGCCCCGACGACGTGACGGTCATCTCCGACCTGTCCGGTGCGCTGACCCCGTCCGCCTGGCCGGTCGCGGTCGCCCGGTTCCCGGACACCGGCCGGGCAGCGGTCCGCCACGCCCGTACCCTCGACATCCTCACCGCGCTCGGCGCCTTCGTCGCCCGTCCGGTGGCGGCCGCCGCCGCGCACGCGCTGCGCGAACCGGACGCCGTCACGGAGCGGGTGCGCCGGGCCGCCTCGATGCAGGCCCAGGTCGCCGCCGCGGCCCACCGGGCGGTACTCGCCTCGGGCGCGCTGGCCCGGCCCCCGCAGGCCGGCCGCCACCTGTACGCGGACCTCGGCCCCCTCAGGTCCCGGCTCGCCGCCCGCGGTGTCACGGACTCGCTGGAGCTGGAGGAGTACCTGACGGAACGGCTCGGCGCACCGGTCCCCGGCGGCCACCGGTTCGGCGACGAACTCGGGGCCCTGCGGGTGCGGCTGGGCACCGGGCCGCTGCTCGGATCGACCCCGGAGCAGCAGACGGAGTCCCTCACCGCGCCGGAGCCCCTCGAACTGCCCCATGTCGCGGCAGCCCTGAGCGTCTTCCGCGCAGCCCTCGACGAACTCCGCTGA